One segment of Penaeus vannamei isolate JL-2024 chromosome 3, ASM4276789v1, whole genome shotgun sequence DNA contains the following:
- the LOC113803975 gene encoding uncharacterized protein has product MAQNSPELDVVLGGKRPSAPKTPTRRPSAPKTPTSVPQPQRPQLASLSHKDPNEASVSPKDPNEASVSPKDPNEASRPSAPKTPTSVPQPQRPQLASLSPKDPNQRPSAPKTPTRRPSAPKTPTSVPQPQRPQRGVPQPQRPQLASLSPKDPNEASLSPKDPN; this is encoded by the exons ATGGCGCAGAACTCTCCGGAACTTGACGTGGTTCTTGGAggtaaa CGTCCCTCAGCCCCAAAGACCCCAACGAGGCGTCCCTCAGCCCCAAAGACCCCAACTAGCGTCCCTCAGCCCCAAAGACCCCAACTAGCGTCCCTCAGCCACAAAGACCCCAACGAGGCGTCCGTCAGCCCCAAAGACCCCAACGAGGCGTCCGTCAGCCCCAAAGACCCCAACGAGGCGTCC CGTCCCTCAGCCCCAAAGACCCCAACTAGCGTCCCTCAGCCCCAAAGACCCCAACTAGCGTCCCTCAGCCCCAAAGACCCCAACCAGCGTCCCTCAGCCCCAAAGACCCCAACGAGGCGTCCCTCAGCCCCAAAGACCCCAACTAGCGTCCCTCAGCCCCAAAGACCCCAACGAGGCGTCCCTCAGCCCCAAAGACCCCAACTAGCGTCCCTCAGCCCCAAAGACCCCAACGAGGCGTCCCTCAGCCCCAAAGACCCCAACTAG